DNA from Vulpes vulpes isolate BD-2025 chromosome 9, VulVul3, whole genome shotgun sequence:
taggggtggtggaaggggaggagggcagggggtgggggtgaatgggtgacgggcactgaggggggcacttgacgggatgagcactggatgttattctgtatgttggcaaattgaacaccaataaaaaataaatttattatttaaataaaaagaccgTGGAGagattaaggaaataaaagaacgtattcaaaattaaaaaatatatatgtattttaatatttatatctgCCTTCAGGTTGTCTTCCCAACATTGTAACAGTTCATGTTTCTGTCAGAAATATTAGAGAATCTTCATCTCCTACCTGTTTAAAAATTCCAGTACAATCACCAAGAAAGATCTTTATATTGTCTCACAGGCTGATGAGTGTGCAAGAGATTTCTTGCTGTTTTCTTAAGTCATTACTAAATTTGAgcaaaaatttatgtatttgaccACCAGGTTCATTGTTAGATGCCTATGATTATTATACATCCTTAAACTCTATGCCTATTCTGCAGCTAGTAGCATTATTATTCAATGACTTTTGGTTGTATATATTgttcacaaaaatttttaaattttatatagttaAGTATGTCTCTCTCCTTACTTCTGATTTTCCTGCCTTAATTACAATGGTTTTGTTCACCTGTAGcttgtatacatatttttcacCTTCACTTGAATGAACTGTTCTCATTTACATAGAGGTCTGTAATCCCTCTGAattgttttcagtgtacaagtctagGAAccgatttattttctttcagatggATAGCATATGTGCCAACTTGTACGGTACAACCTTTACCCACTAAATTGAAACACAACCTTGTCATATATGAAATGTCCCTGTGCACTGAAACCTAGTTCCtgattccttcaacaaatatgaGCAGAGCATCTGCTCAGTCTAGAGAGTCCTAGGGACTTTCTATGCTATATTCCCTTATGCCAAGATTATTGCTAAATTAATTATCAATCCACTTTAACATTGTTCAATTACTACTATCGCACATCACATCTTAGTTCATTTCAATGCTCCATTCAGTTTTGTCTAACACGGTTGTGTGAAACCACTCTACATAACTGGCTTCGATGCTGCTGCCCATCCTTTTAGGTCAGAACTTCTCATTTTCTCAATTTGTTTCCCTGTGAGTGTGCATATGCTCACATCTCATTTTGAAATCTACAGTGAACAATGTTGGTGAAGGCCCTGCTCCTTTGGTGTTTGCATAATGATGGTGGAGTTATGGTACTAGAGTGCAGGTGTGAATCTTATGGAGATGATCATTTAGAGCCAGAGGACACAGGTGGGTGCACAATTTTGAACAGTGAGTTCTGAACTGGCCTTTGGGTGTTGTGCAAAGACCAGAAATGGGACAGAGTGCACACACTGTGTTTGTCCAAAATCCAGCAGAATCCAAATCCCaggaaaagccaagaaaagatgCTAcatgaggaaagggagagggaagtcTCCACCCCCTTGAAGATCCCAAGAGGGATCTTGGTCAAATAAATAAGAGGGAAGCATAGACAAAACAGTCTCCTCCTGTTCATCCTACCATGCTGGACCATGCTTGCTTGGCCTGTTTCCTCTGCTGAATTGCTGATTTCTCCCCTTAGCACACTTTTCTCTTAGCATATTCACTCTGTAAGGCAAATGACATCATGAAGATATCACTattttaatcaatcaattaatcactGAATTAATTTtgctcctttattattttttcagggTATCAGGGAGATAGCAAAAGTTGGAATGTTGTCTGAACCAGGaatgctttcttccttttggtaTCTCAGGTTTCAGTGACCACCTGAACCATTAGATCTTTTTGCCACCTCTGtttgacttctctctctttctctggttttTGAACAGATTGTGTTTCTTTAAATGTAGCACAGAAAATGAGCATGCTGGTCTGACTTGTCAATTTTATTTGTCCATGGTACACTTGTTATTTGGAGTGTCAGGTTGCCTTTTATATTGTTCAGTGGAATTATCACTGATCTAGCCAACCTGATTTAGAGCCGTTCCAGCTTCATCAttgaggctgggggtgaggagtcATGGTAAGAGCACAGCCCAGGGAGTAATGATCTGGtatgtgttggtgtgtgtgtgtgtatgtgtgtgtgtatttgtatgtgtgtatgcatgtgcctGTGGAGTGGGAACAGTCTTAAGAGCAGGGGTATATGGTCCAATATGTTCCAAGTTGACTCAATCACCTGATGGGATGGTACTCAGCAGTAGCTGCATTCCAGTTTATAGGATCCCTTTGCAGGTAGATTATAAAATACAAGAAGTACATATTGTGCGTGAATGACTCCTTTTTCTTGAAGTTTAGCCAGCAGAGAAGACacttatttctttgaaattgcATGAAACTATCTCCCATCACTTTCCTGCTTACTCCACTTCCCACACTTGCTTCATTTTTTGGACTCAGGTAGCTCCAAATAGTATAATCTTCAGGGGCTATGCAGAGGCTATTCCCTCTGCCAGCACACACTTCCCCAGACATACTCAtggctccttccctctcttccctggggTCTCTTTTCAAATGTCACATTATTTATTGGTCTTGCCTGAACACCAATTACAAAATGACACTCAACTATTCcatcccattcagttttccctcccttctctatgattctctgtgctctttcttataatccccatatgagtgaaacattaaataattatatttctctaattgacttattttgctcagcataataccctccagttccatccatgtcagtgTAAAAGGTAAGTGTTCATCCATTCTGATcgctgaataaaattccattgtacatatatacaccatgtctctgtatccattcatctttcaactgacatctcagctctttccacactttggctcttgtggacattgctgctatgaaattggggtgcaagtgcccctttggatcactacatttgtttctttggagtgaatacttagtagtgcaattactgggttgtaTGGTAGCTCtagttttaacttcttgagaaacctccatactgtttcccagagagGTTGTAGCTGCTTGTATTCCCCCAACAATATAAGAGCACTCCCCTTTCTCGACATCCTTGGCAACATttgcttgttaattttagccattctgactggtgtgaagtggtatctcattgtgattttgatttgtatttccctgatggcaagtgatgtggagcattttctcaagtctgttggtcatttgtatgtcttccttggagaaatatctcttcttgtcttctgcccatttcttgactggattttttgttttgggggtgttgagctTGATAAGTTCTTTCTACATGTTGGATACTACCCTTTCtctgaaatgtcatttgcaaatatattaccCCATTTGTTagttgccttttggttttcttGACTGTTTTCATTGCTGTGCAAACctttttttgttaataataaatttattttttattggtgttcaatttgccaacataccgaataacacccagtgctcatcctgttaagTGTCCCCTTTCAATCCTGATGAAGTCCAATTGTTCATTTTCacctttttccccttccctttggagatgtgtctatcAAGAAGTTGCTGAGCCAGGGTCACAGAGGTTGATTCCTGTATTCTCctttaagattttgatggattccagtctcacatttagatctttcatccatcttgagtttGTATGGTTTATGAATGGTTTAAGAAAATGGTCCAGCtacattcttttacatgtggctgtcaaattttcccagcaccatttactgaagactGTCTtgttttccattgaatattccttcctgccttctggaagattagttgaccatagagttgagggtccatttctggttctcttttctgttccattggtctatgtgactgtttttattccagtatcatactgtcttgataattacagctttataatataccTTAAAGTCAGTGATTGTGATGCCACCACCTTTGGTTTTCTtctcaacattcctctggctattcagggtcttttctggttccatgtgaatcttaggattatttgttccagctctgcaaaaaaatattaatgatattttgttagggattgcattgaacacgCATTAAGtaggcacatgatgtaatgagcactgggtgttatatgtaactgctaaattattgaacactatatcTTAAACTAAGTGTATACTTTCTATGGGCTAACTGAATTCAAATTAAGAAAGCACTTGTATCCACTCTCTCCTTAATACTCACTTTTGTTCTCTTCATAGCACTTGCCACCCACTgatgttttgttaatatttttgtttgtgttagCTCTCCATCATTGGATTTTtagtggctttttgttttttttataataaatttattttttattggtgttcaatttgccaacatacagaataacacccagtgctcatcccttcaagtgcccccctcagtgcccgtcccccattcacccccacaccccgccctcctccctttccaccactcctagttcgtttcccaaagttaggagtctttatgttctgtctccctttctgatatttcctacccatttcttctcccttcccttctattccctttcactattatttatattccccaaatgaatgagaacatataatgtttgtccttctccggttgacttatttcactcagcataataccctccagttccatccacattgaagcaaatggtgggtatttgtcatttctaatggctgagtaatattccattgtatacataaaccacatcttctttatccattcatctttcgatggacaccgaggctccttccacagtttggctattgtggccattgctgatagaaacatcgggctgcaggtgtcccggcatttcattgcatctgtatctttggggtaaatccccaacagtgccattgctgggttgtaggccaggtctatttttaactctttgaggaacctccacacagttttccagagtggctgcaccagttcacattcccaccaacagtgtaagagggttctcttttctccaatcctctccaacatttgtggtttccagctttgttaattttccccattctcactggtgtgaggtggtatctcaatgtggttttgatttgtatttccctgatggcaagtgatgcggatcattttctcatgtgcctgttggccatgtctatgtcttcctctgtgagatttctgttcatgtcttttgcccatttcacaattggattctttgtttctttgctgttgagtttaataagttctttatagatcttggaaactagccctttatctgatacgtcatttgcaaatatcttctcccattctgtaggttgtcttttagttttgttgactgtatcctttgctgtgcaaaagcttcttaccttgatgaagtcccaatagttcatttttgcttttgtttcttttgccttcttggatgtatcttgcaagaagttactgtggccaagttcaaaaagggtgttgcctgtgttctcctctaggattttgatggaatcttgtctcacatttagatctttcatccattttgactttatctttgtgtatggtgaaagagagtggtccagtttcattcttctgcatgtggatgtccaattttcccagcaccattcattgaagagactgtctttcttccaatggatagtctttcctcctttatcgaatattaattgaacataaagttcagggtccacttctgggttctctattctgttccattgatctatgtgtctgtttttgtgccagtaccacactgtcttgatgaccacagctttgtagtacaacctgaaatctggcattgtgatgcccccagctatggttttcttttttaaaactccccctggctatttggggtcttttctgattccacacaaatcttaaaataatttgttctaactctctgaagatagtccatggtattttgatagggattgcattaaacgtgtaaattgccctgggtaacattgacattttcacaatattaattctgccagtccatgagcatggaatatttttccatctctttgtgtcttcctcaatttctttcagaagtgttctctagtttttagggtatagatcttttaccttttggttaggtttattcctaggtatcttatgcttttgggtgcaattgtaaatgggattgactccttgatttctctttcttcagtctcattgttagtgtatagaaatgccattgatttctgggcattgattttgtaccctgccacactgccaaattgctgtatgagttctagcaatcttggggtggaggcttttgggttttctatgtagagtatcatgtcatcggtgaagagggagagtttaacttcttctttgccaatttgaatgcctttaatgtctttttgttgtctgattgctgaggcgaggacttccagtactatgttgaacagcagtggtgagagtggacatccctgtcttgttcctgatcttagaggaaaggctcccagtgcttccccactgagaatgatatttgctgtgggcttttcatagatggcctttaagatgttgaggaatgttccctctatccctacactctggagagttttgatcaggaatggatgctgtattttgtcaaatgctttctctgcctctattgagaggcttatatggttcttgttttttctcttgctgatatgatctatcatattGATAGATCataaatcacattgattgctttacgagtgttgatcTATCCTTCCAAtatggggataaatcctacttggtcatgatgaataatcttcttaatgtattgttggatcctattggctagtatcttgttgagaatttttgcatccatgttcatcagggatattggtctgtaattctcctttttggtggggtctttgtctggttttggaattaaggtgatgtgaGGACGATCTGGCTGCgacatctgtcaccccattgatcGCCAGGGTTGATTCggctgatctggctggctaggcgGGTGTCCCTTTCATCCCTCACCGCTCCATGTGCATCCCTCCTGAAGCTGGGCGCTGGGTCGAAGTGGACGACCATCCCCGATAGAGGAGGACCGTTCTTCGGTCAAGGGTATACGAGTAGCTGCGCTCCCCTGttagaacctccaaacaagctcaAGGTCCATTTAGTGGCTTTTTATTTCAGGATCCTGTACTCTTTGGCTGGACATTGCCTGGACCGTGTTTGacattcaatacatatttctcACTTGTTTTAAAGGCATCCTAATAAAACAGTAGAATGCATGACATCTGTaggggaatggggaaaattagacCAAATGCTTAATCAGAGATGAAACAGGAGGGAATCCTTTCAAGGGGAAAATCCCTACACAAGATACTGaaattaatttctctatttttaaaagattttatttatttatttgagaaagagaacatactggggaggcacagaaggagaaggaaaggagactccccactgagcaaggagctcaacaATGCAGGGCTACATCTtaggacccaaagatcatgacctgagccaaaggcagacacttgagcCACACATGTGCTCCCTTAGATTAATTCCTTGACTGAAAAATACAAGTTGTTGCATGTCAAACACGTGAGCATTCCCCTACATgtgaaaaattaatgttttttcctctttcctggtAGTCAGTGCAACCACATGCAACCAGAAAATGATACATGGGTATCAGAATTCCTTCTTCTGGGATTATCAAAGGAATCAGAACTTCAGTCCATCATATTTGGGCTTTTCCTTTCCATGTACCTGATCACTGTCTTTGGAAACCTGCTCATCATCCTGGCCATCAGCTCTGACTTCCATCTCCACactcccatgtacttcttccttgccaaccTGTCCTTTGCTGACATCTGTGTCACCTCCACCACCGTCCCAAAGATGCTGCTGAACGTCCAGACTCAGAGCCAAGTCATCACCTATGCAGGTTGCATCACACAGATGCACTTTTTCATAATCTTCTCAGGGTTGGACATCTATCTCCTGGctgtgatggcctatgaccgTTTTGTAGCCATCTGTCATCCTCTGCAGTACATGGTCATCATGAACCCCCGGCTCTGTGGACTGTTGCTTTTGGTGTCCTGGATTACAAATGTCTTGCATTCCTTGTTACAGACCTCAATTGTGTTGCAGCTGTCCTTCTGTAAAAAGGCAGAAATCTCCCACTTTTTCTGTGAACTCAATCAGATGATTCAACTTGCCTGTTCTGACAGCTTTCTCTATAACATGGTGATGTATTTTGTAGCTGTCCTGCTGGGTGGGGGCCCCCTCCCTGGGATCCTTTACTCTTATTCCAGGATAGTTTCCTCCATAATTGGGATATCATCAGCTCAGGGCAAGTATAAAGCATTTTCCACCTGTGCATCTCACCTCTCAGTTgtctccttatttttttgttctggTCTTGGAGTGTACCTcagctctgctgctccccacagCTCCCACACAAGTGCAGTGGCCTCCGTGATGTACACAGTGGTCACACCCATGCTGAACCCCTTCATCTACAGCCTGAGGAACAGAGACATAAAGAGGGCTCTGAAAAGAGTCACTGGGGTTCCAGTGATGTAAGGGCCTATTGTCTGCGGGCTGAAGAATTGCCCATGATTGCAGAGTTCACAGTCTCAGAGCCTAGACCTGCTATTCTTCCATCAGACTGTGGAAGTAGATATgctccttctattttcttttctggaatttacatttgtttaaatcatcttcttgggatccctgggtggcgcagcggtttggcgcctgcctttggcccagggctcgatcctggagaccccggatcgaatcccacatcgggctcccggtgcatggagcctgcttctccctccgcctatgtctctgcctctctctctctctctctctctctctgtgactatcataaataaataaaaaataaataaataaaaaaaaataaatcatcttctCCATACATTTGCCTAACTCACTTCTTTAGGCTTCTCCTCTGTCTTTTacacagttttttcttttttctgttttcatatgtCCCCAGTGGTTCCCCAACATTGGAACTTAAACACATGGAAATTTCTGTATCTTACATAAGTCATGTTggatttcctaaaaatattttaatttcaaatgaattATATCAGACCAATTTTCCCTAGATTTACCAAAAGAATAATCATGACTTGTATTCTTCATATGGAAGAAACTATACATGGCCACTAAGCCATTCACATAACTTTATTGTAGATGAAAATACAAAACCTTAGTTTCACCTTGAGTCTGTCAATCTTTTTCCATCACTACCTTCATTCCTCTTCCTGATAATGTGGACTGTAACACTGTTCACTTTATGTCTCAAGCTACTGACAAGGATGCCCAGTCTGGGAAAGTTTGGACActgccctgtgccctgtgctgTGGATATTCTCATAGTGTCTTCCCTGACCAGAGCCTCTGCTGTGGCTGCACTGCTTCTTGGGTTTTTACTGTGATCACAAGACATTCCTCAGCAACACTCATCAGAGAGCTCTAACAACACCAGGTTTATTCCTCACAGGTCCTGGAGGGCACAAGGGATGCCCAAAGGCCAATCAGGGAGGTCTCAGAGTGGGAAAAGgcattgacacacacacacacacgcacacacacacacacacacacacacacagagacagagaaagggacagaaggaaagagagagtgctcctggggaatctgcttttatTAGGGTCCATGGCCAGAGTTTAGGGGTTTTCAATTTAACACATTATTGGACAATTTTATATGATTAGAATTTAGCTGCTGAAGGGCTAAAAATAGTCACATACATGTCAGTATCAAGGTTACACAGGGCTTTCTGGAGACATACATGAAACATGGCCAGGGCAATTTGAGTACTTATctaataattctttatttatttatttatttatttatttagtacattttttttttaaatttttttttaatttttatttatttatgatagtcacagagagagagagagagaggcagagacacaggcagagggagaagcaggctccatgcaccgggagcccgacgtgggactcgatcccgggtctccaggatcgcgccccgggccaaaggcaagcaccaaaccactgcgccacccagggatccctatttagtacattttttaattggagttcgatttgcaaacatataacacccagtgctcatcccatcaagtgcccccctcagtgcccgtcaccaagtcaccccaaccccctgcccacctccccttctgcttccccttgttcgtttcccagagttaggtgtctctcatgttctgtctccctctctgatatttcccactcattttctctccttctccctttaatccctttcactatttttttatattccccaaatgaatgaaaccatatgtttgtccttctccaattgacttacttcattcagcataatgccctccagttccaaccatgtcaaagcaaatggtggatatttgtcatttctaatggctgaggaatattccattgtatacatagtccacgtcttctttatccattcatctttcaatggacaccgaggctccttccacagtttatgTGGTAATTCTCTTCCACACCTCACAACATGTTTATTCAACATGACTGTCTTTGAAATGAATGCCTCAGAAATCAAAAGCTTCATATCATGCacttactctaaaaaaaatactcctGTGTTTCCTAACTGGTCTCATGTTTTTATCCTGTGATTCAGCTGAGGTCCAGAAAGTCCACCATAGCCACTGCAAACACTGATTAGCAAGTATACATGGAAGTAAATATGCAGTCTACATGGAAAGATAAATGTCAATAAATAGATTGACCTGGTATGTTCTTAGTGTCAGGGATGACTATATATATGACTAAGCAAAATTTTGAAACACTCATTCAAAATTTTGAAACACcaaacaaaatatctttttcttttttcattgttttatatcaTAGTTCATACTGTGCATCTATTTATTAAAGCATGGAACACTGGTGTCCACACTGCAAGGGTTATTCACCAAGGTGAAGGATTGCTTAGTGTcttgtatggtttttttttttttgtgtgtgtgtcttgtatGTTTTATCACCAAACTATCTTCCTGTTCTCAGTTTTGGTTGCTTTTATCATTGTATCTATTCACTAGGACTGTATACAAGCCATTCTGAAAACACGTGTCTTCATATGACAAGTTTATAATCTAATGAGATTGTCTGGAGAGGAGTTGTTCTTATCTGTTCTGCACTTCCTATAATTCCCTACATCGTATTTCTAAAGGTCATCCACAATGTTGTGTGGGGCTGtagttcatatttttcttcaactAATATATCATATTTACTCCATGTATATATGGAGGCTAATCTTACACTTTATGGAAAAACTAAGGCACCAAATGTGAAttgctttaatttaattttgctatttctaTATCCAAATGTgatattttgcctttttcccaGTTATAAGACTTTTCTCCCACTCCTGTCAGGTCTGACTTAACAAGTGCTTTTTAACCAACATGAGTCATACaccattagaattttaaattttcactaatttttggAGCATGATTGTACACCATAAACTGTACATATATTAAATGTACAATTTGCTGAATTGAAGGTGTCACACTTGAATTAAGCATACATACTGTATGGGTGCATTTGTAATAACTCAGGAGACACAGGAAGCTTTATCTGCATTTTTAtgttcttgttaaaaatgcaattcaCCTGGatactattttcttatttctgaaggtaatgtggaatttgaaatgaatgttgtgaggaataaataaaatgttagataCTCTTTATCATgtccaaagaaaacatttgagaatGAGAAGCATGTATATGTACATGATTGTATCTGCTTGTGCAcatgtctctttcaaataaacacatacacacacatgtgtacacagacacacactggTTTATTATCCCATCTATCATGGTGAAAGAAAACTTGAGAGAAAGTTGcagaatattgaaatgaaaaggaatgttTTCGTGAACGTGAAATAGAAAGAATGTAGAAATTTTGATAGAAAGATTTAAAGTAGAATGAGTGACTTAATTTTTagagtagggcacctgggtggtgcagctgttgagtgtctgactcttgatttgagctcaggtctaggtctcagagtcctgggattgaccaGGTGTCAGGCTCAATGCTCAGTGCAGAgactgcttgagtttctctttccttctttctctcctaacctcttctcttctcttctcttcttctcttcccttcccttcccttcccttcccctcccttcccctcccttcccctcccttcccctcccttcccctcccttcccctcccctcccctcccctcccctcccctctcctctcctctcctctcctctcctcttctcttctcttctcttctctttctctccctctctctctctctctcctaactctctctcaagtaaataaataaaactttagaaaacacTTTAGgatgacttaattttatttttatttttatttatttatttattattttttaagattttatttatttattcatgagagacacagaaagacagagagaggcagagacataggcagagggagaagcaggctccatgcagggagtccaatgtgggactcgatcccaggactccaggatcttgccccaggcagagggcagacgctcaaccgctgagccacccaggtgtcccaggatgacttaattttaataatgatttacttttccttactttttcttaATGCCTCAAAAGCCTCAAGTCAAGATCATATCTACA
Protein-coding regions in this window:
- the LOC112908136 gene encoding olfactory receptor 7A17-like, translating into MQPENDTWVSEFLLLGLSKESELQSIIFGLFLSMYLITVFGNLLIILAISSDFHLHTPMYFFLANLSFADICVTSTTVPKMLLNVQTQSQVITYAGCITQMHFFIIFSGLDIYLLAVMAYDRFVAICHPLQYMVIMNPRLCGLLLLVSWITNVLHSLLQTSIVLQLSFCKKAEISHFFCELNQMIQLACSDSFLYNMVMYFVAVLLGGGPLPGILYSYSRIVSSIIGISSAQGKYKAFSTCASHLSVVSLFFCSGLGVYLSSAAPHSSHTSAVASVMYTVVTPMLNPFIYSLRNRDIKRALKRVTGVPVM